A section of the Solitalea canadensis DSM 3403 genome encodes:
- a CDS encoding tyrosine-protein phosphatase — protein MSFGIPFSYIHRFVVNMFGLFKKKVKSETPFVFPKVDIHSHLIPGIDDGSPDMDTTISYLRALKELGYEKVITTPHVMIDQYQNNKEIILYGRDAVREAITSKDLKIDFDAAAEYFLDEQFIYLIKQNELLHFGKDKYVLFEMSFMQESLAIERVIFELLSKGYTPLLAHPERYNYYLRNYDRLFKFKELGCKFQLNINSLTGYYGSKQKELGVILLKEGLVDLLGTDLHHERHLNTLRSLKITAYSELLNSVIKQNNELL, from the coding sequence ATGTCATTTGGCATTCCCTTTTCTTATATTCACAGGTTTGTTGTAAATATGTTCGGTTTATTTAAAAAGAAGGTTAAATCTGAGACCCCATTTGTATTCCCAAAAGTTGATATTCATTCTCATTTGATACCAGGCATTGATGATGGTTCTCCTGATATGGATACAACGATTAGTTATCTAAGGGCACTTAAGGAGCTTGGCTATGAGAAGGTTATTACTACACCTCACGTAATGATTGATCAGTATCAAAATAATAAGGAAATAATTCTATATGGAAGAGATGCAGTCAGAGAAGCCATAACCAGTAAAGACCTTAAGATAGATTTTGATGCTGCTGCTGAATATTTTCTGGATGAGCAATTTATTTATCTTATTAAGCAAAATGAATTACTTCATTTTGGCAAAGACAAGTATGTGCTTTTTGAGATGTCTTTTATGCAAGAATCTCTAGCTATCGAAAGAGTAATTTTTGAACTTCTTTCAAAGGGATATACACCGTTGTTGGCACATCCTGAACGGTATAATTATTATTTGAGAAATTATGATCGTTTGTTTAAGTTTAAAGAGCTTGGTTGTAAGTTTCAGTTGAATATTAACTCTTTGACAGGGTATTACGGAAGCAAACAAAAAGAATTAGGAGTAATTCTCTTAAAAGAAGGATTAGTTGACTTATTGGGTACAGATTTGCATCATGAGAGGCATTTAAATACATTGCGCTCCCTTAAAATAACTGCTTACTCTGAATTACTCAATTCTGTTATTAAACAGAATAATGAACTACTATAG
- the rplQ gene encoding 50S ribosomal protein L17 encodes MRHGKKVNHLGRTDAHRKAMLSNMASSLILNKRITTTLAKAKALRTYVEPLMTKAKTDTTHNRRTVFSYLQNKDSVTELFREIAVKIATRNGGYTRIIKTGNRMGDNAEMCFIELVDYNTVYTAGKAEVVKAKATRRRGAGSKAKKAEGATEAPATEAPAAESAE; translated from the coding sequence ATGAGACACGGTAAAAAAGTTAATCACTTAGGAAGAACCGATGCACACCGCAAAGCGATGTTGTCAAATATGGCTTCTTCTCTGATTCTAAATAAACGAATCACTACTACTCTGGCCAAAGCTAAAGCTTTGCGTACATATGTAGAGCCTTTAATGACTAAGGCAAAAACTGATACTACGCACAATCGTCGTACTGTATTTAGCTATCTTCAAAATAAAGATTCAGTTACTGAATTGTTCCGCGAAATTGCAGTTAAAATTGCTACACGCAATGGTGGTTATACTCGCATTATCAAAACTGGTAATCGTATGGGTGATAACGCAGAAATGTGTTTCATTGAGTTAGTTGACTACAATACTGTTTACACTGCTGGTAAAGCTGAAGTTGTTAAAGCTAAAGCTACCCGTCGTCGTGGTGCAGGTTCTAAAGCTAAGAAAGCTGAAGGCGCTACTGAGGCTCCTGCTACAGAAGCTCCTGCTGCTGAATCAGCTGAATAA
- a CDS encoding DNA-directed RNA polymerase subunit alpha has translation MAILAFQRPDKVIMQKATDFQGLFEFRPLEPGFGVTIGNALRRILLSSLEGYAITSVKIAGVSHEFSTIKGVVEDVTEIILNLKQVRFKKTGEIGDSEKIFVVISGQDAFTAGDITKFSSNFTVLNPDLVVCNMNSDVTLELELTVNKGRGYIPAEENKSADAAVGVIAIDSIYTPIKNVKYTIENYRVEQKTDYEKLVLDIATDGSIHPEEALKEAAKILIQHFMLFSDERIMLETQAKEESKEVDEEILHMRKILKTELQDLDLSVRALNCLKAADIRTLAELVTYDVADMLKFRNFGKKSLTEIQELVKSKGLTFGMNLSKFKLDEDL, from the coding sequence ATGGCAATTTTAGCGTTTCAAAGACCTGACAAAGTAATCATGCAAAAAGCGACCGATTTTCAAGGTCTCTTTGAATTCCGTCCGTTAGAGCCTGGCTTTGGCGTAACAATCGGAAATGCTTTGCGCAGGATTTTATTATCATCTTTAGAAGGTTACGCAATTACCAGTGTTAAAATTGCAGGCGTTTCGCACGAATTCTCAACCATTAAAGGCGTTGTAGAAGATGTAACCGAAATTATCCTCAATTTGAAACAGGTACGTTTCAAAAAAACCGGGGAAATTGGTGACTCTGAAAAGATTTTTGTAGTAATCAGCGGACAAGATGCTTTTACTGCAGGTGATATTACCAAGTTCTCTAGTAACTTCACGGTATTAAATCCTGACCTAGTAGTTTGCAACATGAATAGTGATGTAACTCTTGAACTTGAACTTACAGTTAACAAGGGTAGAGGTTACATTCCGGCTGAAGAAAATAAATCAGCAGATGCTGCTGTAGGTGTAATCGCGATTGATTCAATTTATACTCCTATTAAAAATGTGAAGTATACTATTGAAAACTATCGTGTAGAGCAAAAAACTGACTATGAAAAATTAGTTTTGGATATTGCTACCGACGGCTCAATTCACCCTGAAGAAGCGCTTAAAGAAGCAGCTAAAATTCTGATTCAGCACTTCATGTTGTTCTCTGACGAGCGTATTATGCTTGAAACACAGGCAAAAGAGGAATCTAAAGAAGTTGATGAGGAAATCTTACACATGCGTAAGATCCTTAAAACAGAACTTCAGGATTTAGATCTTTCAGTTCGCGCATTGAACTGCTTAAAAGCAGCCGATATCAGAACACTTGCTGAGTTAGTTACTTACGATGTTGCTGATATGTTAAAGTTCAGAAACTTTGGTAAGAAATCACTCACTGAGATTCAGGAATTAGTTAAGTCGAAAGGTTTAACCTTCGGCATGAACCTTTCTAAATTTAAATTAGACGAGGATTTATAA
- the rpsD gene encoding 30S ribosomal protein S4, giving the protein MARYIGPKSKIARKFNEPIFGPDKVLEKKNYPPGQHGASKRRAKKSEYAIQLAEKQKAKYTYGVLEKQFALIFDKASRKQGVTGELLLKFLESRLDNAVYRFGIASSRAAARQLIGHKHITVNGKIVNIPSYSLKAGDVVGVREKSKSLEAITTSLSANRVSKYNWLEWNKSEMQGTFLTLPERDQIPENIKEQLIVELYSK; this is encoded by the coding sequence ATGGCTAGATACATAGGACCAAAATCAAAGATTGCTCGTAAATTTAACGAACCTATCTTTGGACCTGATAAAGTTTTAGAAAAGAAAAACTATCCTCCGGGTCAACATGGCGCTTCAAAAAGACGTGCTAAAAAATCTGAATACGCAATTCAGTTAGCTGAAAAACAAAAAGCTAAATATACTTACGGCGTATTAGAAAAACAGTTTGCTTTGATTTTTGATAAAGCTTCACGTAAACAAGGTGTTACAGGTGAATTATTATTGAAATTCTTAGAGTCTCGTTTAGATAATGCTGTTTACCGTTTTGGTATCGCTTCATCACGTGCTGCTGCACGTCAGTTGATCGGTCACAAACACATCACTGTAAATGGTAAAATTGTAAATATTCCTTCTTACTCATTGAAAGCTGGTGATGTAGTAGGTGTTCGTGAGAAATCTAAATCTCTTGAAGCTATCACTACTTCATTATCTGCTAACAGAGTATCTAAATACAACTGGTTAGAGTGGAACAAATCAGAGATGCAAGGTACTTTCCTTACATTACCTGAGCGTGATCAGATTCCTGAAAATATCAAAGAACAACTGATCGTAGAGTTGTACTCTAAATAG
- the rpsK gene encoding 30S ribosomal protein S11, translating into MAKSSKKVTKKRIVVIEAQGQAHINATFNNIIITLTNNSGQTISWSSAGKMGFKGSKKNTPYAAAQAATDCGKVAHDLGLRKIEVFVKGPGAGRESAMRTLQIVGLEISSIKDITPLPHNGCRPPKRRRV; encoded by the coding sequence ATGGCTAAATCATCAAAAAAGGTTACTAAAAAGCGTATTGTAGTGATTGAGGCGCAAGGCCAAGCTCACATTAACGCTACTTTTAATAACATTATTATCACCCTTACCAACAATTCGGGCCAAACTATTTCTTGGTCTTCAGCTGGTAAAATGGGTTTCAAAGGTTCTAAGAAAAATACCCCATACGCTGCTGCACAAGCTGCTACTGATTGCGGTAAAGTTGCGCACGACCTTGGTTTACGTAAAATCGAAGTATTTGTTAAAGGCCCAGGTGCTGGTCGTGAATCAGCAATGCGTACTTTACAGATTGTAGGTTTGGAGATCTCATCTATTAAGGATATCACTCCGCTTCCTCACAATGGTTGTCGTCCTCCAAAACGCAGAAGAGTTTAA
- the rpsM gene encoding 30S ribosomal protein S13, giving the protein MARIAGIDLPRNKRGEIGLTYIFGIGRKSAQDILTEAGIDWNTKVQDWNDDQLGAIRTIIDQRFKVEGALRSEVQLNIKRLMDIGCYRGVRHRKGLPLRGQRTKNNSRTRKGKRKTVAGKKKATR; this is encoded by the coding sequence ATGGCAAGGATAGCAGGTATTGATTTACCAAGAAACAAACGCGGAGAAATCGGCCTAACTTATATTTTTGGTATTGGTCGTAAATCAGCTCAGGATATATTAACTGAAGCTGGTATTGACTGGAATACTAAAGTACAAGATTGGAACGACGATCAATTGGGAGCAATTCGTACAATTATCGATCAACGTTTTAAAGTTGAAGGTGCATTACGTTCAGAAGTGCAGTTAAACATCAAACGCTTGATGGATATTGGTTGTTACCGTGGTGTTCGTCACCGTAAAGGTTTGCCTCTTCGTGGTCAACGTACCAAAAACAACTCACGTACCCGTAAAGGTAAACGTAAGACTGTTGCAGGTAAGAAAAAAGCTACTAGATAA
- the rpmJ gene encoding 50S ribosomal protein L36: protein MKVKASIKKRSVDCKIIRRNGKLYVINKKNPKYKQRQG from the coding sequence ATGAAAGTTAAAGCATCAATTAAGAAGCGCAGCGTTGATTGCAAAATCATTCGCAGAAACGGGAAACTTTATGTTATCAACAAAAAGAATCCTAAGTACAAACAGCGTCAAGGTTAA
- the infA gene encoding translation initiation factor IF-1 → MAKQSSIEQDGIIREALSNAMFRVELENGHEIIAHISGKMRMNYIKILPGDKVKLEMSPYDLTKGRITYRYK, encoded by the coding sequence ATGGCAAAACAATCCTCAATTGAGCAGGACGGAATTATCAGAGAAGCATTATCAAATGCAATGTTTCGTGTAGAACTTGAAAACGGACATGAAATTATTGCTCATATTTCAGGTAAAATGCGAATGAATTACATCAAAATTTTGCCTGGTGATAAAGTTAAATTAGAAATGTCGCCTTATGATTTAACCAAGGGGCGTATAACTTATAGGTATAAATAA
- the map gene encoding type I methionyl aminopeptidase → MVHYKSAEEIELIRESSLLVSKTLAEVAKYIKPGVTSLKLDQIAEQFIRDNNAIPAFKGYEGFPASLCISVNEVVVHGFPSKAELKEGDIISVDCGVLKNKFYGDSAYTFAVGEIAPEVQQLLTVTKESLTLGIEKAVVGMRLGDIGFAVQEHAEKHGYGVVRELVGHGVGKHLHEDPQVPNYGKRGSGLKLQEGLVIAIEPMINMGTHRVKQANDGWTIFTQDRQPSAHFEHTIAVSKGKADILSTFSFIEEVLNN, encoded by the coding sequence ATGGTACATTACAAATCAGCAGAAGAAATTGAGCTTATCCGTGAAAGTTCTTTATTAGTTTCAAAAACATTAGCCGAGGTTGCTAAATATATCAAGCCGGGTGTTACATCTCTTAAGCTTGATCAGATTGCGGAACAATTTATCCGTGATAATAATGCAATCCCAGCTTTTAAAGGATATGAAGGATTCCCTGCATCACTATGTATTTCAGTTAATGAAGTAGTGGTGCATGGATTCCCATCAAAAGCGGAATTAAAAGAGGGCGATATTATTTCTGTTGACTGTGGAGTTTTAAAGAATAAATTTTACGGTGATTCGGCGTATACATTTGCCGTTGGCGAAATTGCTCCTGAAGTTCAACAATTGTTAACAGTTACAAAAGAGTCCTTGACTCTTGGAATTGAAAAGGCAGTTGTCGGAATGCGTTTGGGTGATATTGGTTTTGCCGTACAGGAACACGCTGAAAAGCATGGATATGGTGTAGTGAGAGAGCTTGTTGGTCATGGAGTTGGTAAACATTTGCACGAAGATCCGCAAGTGCCAAATTATGGTAAACGTGGTTCAGGACTTAAATTACAAGAAGGACTGGTTATTGCAATTGAACCGATGATCAATATGGGAACTCATCGCGTAAAACAAGCAAATGATGGATGGACAATCTTTACACAAGATCGTCAGCCATCTGCGCATTTTGAGCATACAATAGCTGTATCTAAAGGAAAGGCGGATATATTATCAACTTTCTCATTTATTGAAGAAGTATTAAATAATTAA